From the Lathyrus oleraceus cultivar Zhongwan6 chromosome 4, CAAS_Psat_ZW6_1.0, whole genome shotgun sequence genome, one window contains:
- the LOC127136255 gene encoding uncharacterized protein LOC127136255: protein MAGRNGRVIADAMAALAQVLQAQQNPLVEDVKSRHMDMFHKNKPPTFKGRYDPEGAQVWLQEIEKIFQVMACADAQKDAFLEKYFPADIRSKKEIEFLELKQQNITITDYAAKFEELYRFCPHYNGAEAEVFKCI from the exons ATGGCTGGAAGAAATGGTCGCGTAATCGCTGATGCCATGGCAGCTTTGGCTCAGGTTTTGCAAGCTCAGCAGAATCCACTGGTTGAAGATGTTAAATCTCGTCATATGGACATGTTTCATAAAAATAAACCACCAACCTTCAAAGGAAGGTATGACCCTGAAGGTGCTCAAGTTTGGTTGCAAGAGATCGAGAAAATATTTCAAGTGATGGCTTGTGCAGACGCTCAAAAG GACGCATTCCTGGAAAAATATTTCCCAGCTGATATACGTAGTAAAAAGGAGATCGAATTCCTTGAACTTAAACAACAGAATATAACTATTACAGATTATGCTGCTAAGTTTGAGGAATTGTATAGGTTCTGCCCTCACTATAATGGGGCAGAAGCTGAAGTGTTCAAATGCATTTAG